The nucleotide sequence CCTCACCAACCTGCCTCTTCCACGCGCCCGGGGCAAGGCCAATGGCCCTGCCAGTCTTTGGGACATCGACAGGTATCTTCCACGCATCCGGGCACGGAATGGCCGTCCGGCCGCCCACACCGCCAGGACAGGAAAGGGGGTGCACTCTCTTTCAAAACGTGTTACTTTTGCCGCAATCTTCAGGCAATTGGCCCGCGCTTGTATGCGGACTCATGGCAGACGCAAAAGGGGTGACATTTTGACCCATTTTTTGCCGAAGGCTAGCGCACTTTGTCTTTCCAGGGATAACAGCCTGTTTTTTTTTACTTTCTACAATTATCGCAACGTTTGTCCCGGATTTTCTTCCTTCCCGATTCCCCCAGGGCTTCCCATCCTCCCCGGACTGTTTTCTTCGGCAATCCTTCAATTAGCCGTATTTTTTGATTATTTTGTAATGGTCTGCTTCTTGCTGAAAGGAGGCCGATTGCGCGTGCAGCCGACCTTCGCGGGGGGACGCCCCAGGAGCATGGCCGGCTGTCGCAAACCCCCTTAATTTGTGAAAATAATCACAAATTGAGATGACGAAACACAAGGGGGCCGCCCCGGCTGCCGGCCGACGTCCCGGCGCCGCAAGCAGGCCCACAGGCACTCGACCCGCAAAACCCGTTAAGGAGAGGTGCTCGCGTATGCAAACTTCAACATGTCAGGCGATTGGCGAATGCCGGATGCCGGAGCACGCCGTGTTGCCCCAGCCGCTCTACCGGGAAGTCGTCCAGTTCATTGACGCGCTGCCCCAGAAAGAGGGCCATCTCGTCACCGTGCTGCACAAGGCCCAAAGCGTCTTCGGCTATCTGCCCATCGAAGTGCAGCAGTTCGTGGCCGACCACATGGAAGTGCCCCTGGCCCAGGTCTACGGCGTGGTGAGCTTTTACACCTTCTTCACCATGGTGCCCAAGGGCAAGCATCCCATTTCCATCTGCATGGGCACGGCCTGCTTCGTGAAGGGGGCCGACAAGGTGGTCAATGCCTTCAAGGAACAGCTCAAGATCGACATCGGCGACGTCACCCCGGACGGCAAGTTCTCCATCGACACCCTGCGTTGCGTCGGCGGCTGCGCCCTGGCCCCCATCGTCATGGTCGGCGAGAAGGTCTACGGCAACGTCACTCCGGGACAGGTGAAAAAGATCCTGGCCGACTTCTAGCCCCGATCCTCACCCACACACGCAAGGAGCGCCCCATATGAGCACCATCGCCAGTCTCGACGCCCTGCGGGCCCGGCGCGAGGACATCCTCGCCCGCCAAAAGGCGCGCAATGGCAAGATCGTCATCAATGTTTCCCTGGCCACCTGCTCCATCGCCGCCGGCGGCAAGGTCGCCCTGGAGGCCATGCAGGACGAAGTCGCCTTAAACGGCATCGCCAACGTCGAATTCATGCAGTCCGGCTGCATGACCTTCTGCTACGCCGAACCCACCGTGGAGATCACCCTGCCGGGCAAGGCCCCGGTGGTCTTTGGCGGCGTGGACGAGGCCAAGGCCCGCGAGCTCGTCACCGAGTACGTCATGAAGGGCGAACCGGTGGAAGGCATCATTCCCGTGACCTACGAACGCGTGGTCCTTTAAGACGCCAGGAGACGCAGACATGGCAGCCACAACCGACATCAAGCAGCTTCGGATAGCCACCCGCAACTGCGGTTTCATCGATCCCGAGAGCCTCGACGACTACATTGCCGTGCGCGGCTA is from Solidesulfovibrio magneticus RS-1 and encodes:
- a CDS encoding complex I 24 kDa subunit family protein; this translates as MQTSTCQAIGECRMPEHAVLPQPLYREVVQFIDALPQKEGHLVTVLHKAQSVFGYLPIEVQQFVADHMEVPLAQVYGVVSFYTFFTMVPKGKHPISICMGTACFVKGADKVVNAFKEQLKIDIGDVTPDGKFSIDTLRCVGGCALAPIVMVGEKVYGNVTPGQVKKILADF
- a CDS encoding (2Fe-2S) ferredoxin domain-containing protein; the protein is MSTIASLDALRARREDILARQKARNGKIVINVSLATCSIAAGGKVALEAMQDEVALNGIANVEFMQSGCMTFCYAEPTVEITLPGKAPVVFGGVDEAKARELVTEYVMKGEPVEGIIPVTYERVVL